The stretch of DNA TCAACCCGGTCCTCGGTGCGCTGCTGTTTGTGACGTTCCTGCAGGTGCCGGTCGCCGAACTGCTGCGGTCCCTGCGCGACGGCCGGTTCCTGACGGCCATCCTGGCGGTCAACTTCGTGGTCGTTCCGCTCGTTGTCGCCGCGATGTTCACCTTCCTCCCCGCCGATCAGGCCGTGCGGATCGGGGTGCTGCTGGTGTTGCTGTGCCCGTGTGTGGACTACGTGATCGTCTTCTCCGGGCTGGCGGGCGGCAGTAGCCGCCGCCTGCTCGCCGCGACCCCGCTGCTGCTGCTCACCCAGATGCTGCTGCTCCCGGTGTTTCTCGTGCTGTTCCTGGGTTCGGACCTGTCCGACATCGTCGAGGTCGGCCCGTTCGTCACCGCGTTCATCGTCCTGATCGTCATCCCCCTCGCGCTGGCGTGGGCCACCCAGTTCTGGGCGTCGCGTGCGGAATCCGGGCGGAGGACATCGGAGGCGGCGACCTCGCTGATGGTGCCGCTGATGGCCGCCACCCTGCTGGTGGTGGTTGCCTCCCAGGTGCCCAAGCTCGAGGGCCGGGTCGCCGATGTGGCCGCGGTGGTGCCCTTCTACGTGGTGTTCCTGGTGGTGATGGCGTTCGCGGGAATGCTGGTCGCCCGGCTGTTTCGGTTGGACCCGCCGTCCGGGCGGGCGGTGGTGTTCAGCGGAGCCACCCGCAACTCCCTGGTCGTGCTCCCGCT from Rhodococcus opacus B4 encodes:
- a CDS encoding arsenic resistance protein — protein: MEHHQVAIYLAAMVAGAGIGWAAPAAGPGLEHAINPVLGALLFVTFLQVPVAELLRSLRDGRFLTAILAVNFVVVPLVVAAMFTFLPADQAVRIGVLLVLLCPCVDYVIVFSGLAGGSSRRLLAATPLLLLTQMLLLPVFLVLFLGSDLSDIVEVGPFVTAFIVLIVIPLALAWATQFWASRAESGRRTSEAATSLMVPLMAATLLVVVASQVPKLEGRVADVAAVVPFYVVFLVVMAFAGMLVARLFRLDPPSGRAVVFSGATRNSLVVLPLALALPDQLAVAAVVVVTQTLVEVVGMVVYVRLVPRLLPAATDTSPAPA